GTGGACCTGGGCCAGGGCGGAGGCCCCGAGCCGGTTGGCCCCGCGGCCGAGATCGACGAGCAGGAGCGTCGTGTCGGCCTCGTGCCGGAGCTCCGGGGTGAGCGCGAGCCGGGCGTCGTCGACCGGAGCGAAGCCCGAGACGATGAGCGAGAGCGGGGCCGTCACCGATCGCTCCTCTCCGTCCTCGTCCCACACCGTCCGCATCGACATCGAGTCCTTGCCCACCGGAATCGCGATCCCGAGCGCAGGACAGAGCTCGAGGCCCACGGTCTCGACCGCATCGTAGAGCTTTGCGTCCTCGCCGACGTAGCCGGCGGGCGCCATCCAGTTGGCCGAGAGCCGCACCTGGGAGAGCGCCGGGACGGGCGCGCTGGCCAGATTCGTGAGCGTCTCGCCGATCGCCATGCGCGCGGAGGCGCGGGCGTCGAGGAGCGCGACGGGCGTCCGCTCACCGAGGGCCATCGCCTCGCCGGTCACCGTCGAGTAGCCGCCGGTCGTCACGGCGGCGTCGGCCACCGGCACCTGCCAGGGGCCCACGTTCTGGTCGCGGGCGACCATGCCCGTGACCGTTCGATCGCCGATCGAGATCAGGAAGGTCTTGTCGCCGACGGTCGGGAGTCGCAGCACCCGGCGCAGGGCTTCCCGGGGATCGATCGTGTCCGCGTCGAAGATCTCGGTCGGCTTCTCGGCGCGCTTCACGTCCCGGTGCATCTTCGGCGGCTTGTCGAGGATCACCGAGAGCGGCACGTCGATCGGCGCCCGCGCGTCGGGGAAGTGGGCGTCCTCGACGACCAGGTCCCGCTCGGCGGTGGCCGTGCCGACGACCGCGTAGGGGCAGCGTTCGCGCTCGCAGATCGCCTCGAACTCGGCGATCCGGTCGGGCGCGATCGTGAGCACGTAGCGCTCCTGCGCCTCGTTGCACCAGATCTCGAGGGGCGACATGCCGGGCTCGTCGTTGGGGACGGCGCGCAGGTCGATCCGCCCGCCGAGGTCGCAGTCGTCGAGGATCTCGGGAATCGCGTTCGAGAGGCCCCCGGCGCCGACGTCGTGGATGAAGAGAATGGGATTGTCGTCGCCGCGCGCCACGCAGCGATCGATCACTTCCTGGCAGCGTCGCTCGATCTCGGGATTGCCCCGCTGGACCGAGGCGAAGTCGAGATCCTCGGCGCTCGTCCCCGTCGCCATCGACGAGGCAGCGCCGCCACCGAGGCCGATCAGCATGGCGGGCCCGCCGAGGACGACGACCGCCGCGCCGTCCTTCGCCTTCTCCTTCTCGACGTGCATGGGTCGCACGTTGCCCATCCCGCCCGCGAGCATGATCGGCTTGTGGTAGCCGCGGACCGCCGGGCCTTCGGCGCCCTGGACTTCCTGGCAGAAGGTCCGGAAGTAGCCCGCCAGGTTCGGACGCCCGAACTCGTTGTTGAAGGCGGCACCGCCGATCGGGCCCTCGATCATGATGTCGAGGGCGGAGGCGATCCGGGAGGGCTTGCCCGGGTCGTTCTCCCAGGGCTGCTCCGCGCCCGGGATCCGCAGGTTCGACACGCTGAATCCCGTGAGGCCCGCCTTCGGCTTGCCGCCGCGGCCGGTCGCGCCCTCGTCGCGGATCTCGCCGCCGGAGCCCGTCGCGGCGCCCGGGAAGGGCGAGATGGCGGTTGGATGGTTGTGCGTCTCGACCTTCATCAGGATCTGCGCCGGCTCGTCGACCTGCGAATAGCGTCCCGTCTCGGGGTCGGGAAAGAAGCGACCGCCGTCGCCCCCGGCGACGACCGCCGCGTTGTCCGAGTAGGCGGAGAGCACGCCGTCCGGCGACTGGTTCGTCGTGTTCCGGATCATCTCGAAGAGCGACCTGTCGCGGGCCTCGCCGTCGATCGTCCAGTCGGCGTTGAAGATCTTGTGGCGGCAGTGCTCGGAGTTCGCCTGGGCGAACATCATCAGCTCGACGTCGGTCGGGTTGCGGTCGAGCTCGCGGAAGCTGTCGACCAGGTAGTCGACCTCGTCGGGGGCGAGGGCGAGACCCAGGTGTTTGTCGGCCTCGCGGATCGCGTCCGCGCCGCGTCCCAGGACGTCGACCTGGGTGAAGGGCGTGGGCTCGGCGCGCTGGAAGAGCCGCTCCGCTTCGCTGGGGTCGCCGAGCACGCTCTCCGTCATGCGGTCGTGGACGATCGGCGCCAGGCGGGCGGCGGCGTCCGCGTCGAGTCCGACGAAGCGCCAGGTCGTGCCGCGTTCGACGCGCCGGACGGCGCCGAGCCCGCAGTTGCGGACGATCTCGGTCGCTTTCGAGGACCAGGGCGAGATCGTGCCCAGTCGCGGCACGACGAGCAGCGAGGGCGCGGCCTCGTTCGCCGGCGCCGGGTCGAGTCCGTCCCGGAGAAGGGCCTCGAGGACCCGCGTCTCGTCGTCGGTCAGCGCGCGCTCGGCGTCGACGAAGTAGACGCTCTCGGTCTCGAGGGCGCGGAGTCCCGGCTCGGTCTGTCGCAGCGTCGCGAGCAGCCGGTTTCGCCGGGCGTCGGAGTGGGCCGGACCCCCTCGCAAGGAGAACATCGGAGCCTCGATGGGCCCGGGCCGGTCGCCGTCGCACGGGGCGCGGGGCGGACTCGGTCGGACCTTCGTTTCGGTCCGCACGCCCCGGAACGGGGACCTTCGGGGGGATCCGGTGGGGAGGGTGGGGGCCCACGAGTGTGGGGAGCCGCCGCCGTCGCGCCACCGGGTCGGAGCAGCGCGGACGATTGGGATGGCGGGATTCTACGGCGCTTCCGGCTTTCCGGCTACCGCCATCCCTTCGGAATCGCGAGGGAATCGCTCATTCCTGCGTGCTCCGAACGGCCCGATCAGGTCCCGAGCAGGCGCAGCACCAGCGACATGTTCGTGTTGGCCTGGCCGAGGACGGCGATCGCCGACTCCTGGATGATCTGGTTCCGCGTGAGCAGGGCGGTCTCCGTCGCATAGTCCGCATCCCGGATCCGCGACTCGGCGGCGGCCGACGCCTCGATCTGGACGCCGAGCAGGCGGGACCGGCTCTCGAGGCGGTTCTCCGCGATCCCGAAGCGCGCGGCGAGGGCGCTGGTATTCGCGATCGCGGTGTCGATCGCCGAGATCGCGTTGCCGGCGCCGGTCTGTGTCGCGATGTCGACACCACCGGCGCCGAGGGCGGTCGCGGTCGCGTCGACACCCGTCACGGTGATCGTGTCACCGGCGGTCGTGCCCACGGCGATCTCGATCTGCTGGCCGCTGTTCACGAGGGGGTTGAAGGTGCCGAAGCTCGTGCTCGCGGCGATCGCGTCGATGTCGGCGAGGATCGACTGGAACTGGTCGTCGAGCATCGTGCGGGTCTGCCCACCGAGGGTGCCGTTCGAGGACTGGATGGCGAGGGCGCGCGCCTCCGAGAGCAGACTCGAGATCTCGGAGAGGCCGCCCTGGGCGGTCTCGGCGATCCCGATGCCGTCGGCGGT
Above is a genomic segment from bacterium containing:
- the purL gene encoding phosphoribosylformylglycinamidine synthase; its protein translation is MFSLRGGPAHSDARRNRLLATLRQTEPGLRALETESVYFVDAERALTDDETRVLEALLRDGLDPAPANEAAPSLLVVPRLGTISPWSSKATEIVRNCGLGAVRRVERGTTWRFVGLDADAAARLAPIVHDRMTESVLGDPSEAERLFQRAEPTPFTQVDVLGRGADAIREADKHLGLALAPDEVDYLVDSFRELDRNPTDVELMMFAQANSEHCRHKIFNADWTIDGEARDRSLFEMIRNTTNQSPDGVLSAYSDNAAVVAGGDGGRFFPDPETGRYSQVDEPAQILMKVETHNHPTAISPFPGAATGSGGEIRDEGATGRGGKPKAGLTGFSVSNLRIPGAEQPWENDPGKPSRIASALDIMIEGPIGGAAFNNEFGRPNLAGYFRTFCQEVQGAEGPAVRGYHKPIMLAGGMGNVRPMHVEKEKAKDGAAVVVLGGPAMLIGLGGGAASSMATGTSAEDLDFASVQRGNPEIERRCQEVIDRCVARGDDNPILFIHDVGAGGLSNAIPEILDDCDLGGRIDLRAVPNDEPGMSPLEIWCNEAQERYVLTIAPDRIAEFEAICERERCPYAVVGTATAERDLVVEDAHFPDARAPIDVPLSVILDKPPKMHRDVKRAEKPTEIFDADTIDPREALRRVLRLPTVGDKTFLISIGDRTVTGMVARDQNVGPWQVPVADAAVTTGGYSTVTGEAMALGERTPVALLDARASARMAIGETLTNLASAPVPALSQVRLSANWMAPAGYVGEDAKLYDAVETVGLELCPALGIAIPVGKDSMSMRTVWDEDGEERSVTAPLSLIVSGFAPVDDARLALTPELRHEADTTLLLVDLGRGANRLGASALAQVHAAIGDVPPDVDDPATLRGFFEAVQRLLREGRLLAYHDRSDGGLAATLVEMAFAGATGLDIDLDDLPGATNAKLFNEELGAVLQVRNADREAVHTAFAEVGLADALHAVGHLRDDHRIVIREGDAVVLESDRAELRREWSETTWQIQRLRDDPDCADEEQETRCDLDDPGLTVHVPFSLASAPAITGTARPQMAILREQGVNGQIEMAAAFDRAGFDAIDVHMSDLMSGRRSLDSFQGLVACGGFSYGDVLGAGGGWAKSILFHDRLRDDFSAFFADPNRFALGVCNGCQMLSVLKDLIPGAEDWPRFVRNRSEQFEARLALVRVEESPSVLFAGMAGARLPIAVAHGEGRAAFADEAAKVRVTDAGLIAGRYVDGHDRIATRYPVNPNGSPDGITALTTPDGRVTIMMPHPERVFRTVQHSWAPDDWGEDAPWLKLFQNARAFLA
- a CDS encoding flagellin produces the protein MSFRIGSMGISLGAIRSLRTAESAVARSSARLASGLRINSAADDAAGLAISERFRADIASLQRAQLNTADGIGIAETAQGGLSEISSLLSEARALAIQSSNGTLGGQTRTMLDDQFQSILADIDAIAASTSFGTFNPLVNSGQQIEIAVGTTAGDTITVTGVDATATALGAGGVDIATQTGAGNAISAIDTAIANTSALAARFGIAENRLESRSRLLGVQIEASAAAESRIRDADYATETALLTRNQIIQESAIAVLGQANTNMSLVLRLLGT